Sequence from the Desulfobulbaceae bacterium genome:
TGCTGCGTGAGCTGATGGGCATCCCAGACAATTACAAAGTCCTCTTCCTTCAGGGTGGCGCCTCGACCCAATTTGCTATGGTTCCCATGAACCTGTTGGGGACAGGGAAAAAAGCGACCTATCTCAATACCGGAACCTGGTCAAAAAATGCAATCAAGGAGGCTAAGCTGATTGGTGATGTTGATGTTGCGTTTTCCAGTGAAGCAACAACGTTTGACCGTCTCCCTGAAAACCTCGATTTCACTTCAGCTAATGCTTCTGAGTATCTGTATTTCGTATCAAATAACACTATTTTTGGCACCCAGTTTCATGAGTTTCCCAAGACCGCAACAACCATGATCTGTGATATGAGTTCTGACATTCTCTCCAGATCGGTTGATGTCTCTTCGTTTGGCATCATCTTCGCCGGTGCGCAGAAAAATATGGGTCCAGCCGGTTGTACAATAGTAATCATCCGTGATGATCTGCTCGACAAAGCCCCTGCGACTCTACCCACAATGTTTAAATATAAAACCCATGCCGACAAGGGGTCTATGTTCAACACCCCGCCATGTTTTTCTATCTATGTCGTGGGACTGGTGCTGAAATGGCTTAAAGTTCAAGGAGGCGTTCCGGCAATTGCGCAACTGAACCAAAAAAAGGCAGATCTGGTGTATCAGGCGATTGATTCCACTGACTTCTACCGGGGACACGCCCAAAAGCCGTACCGCTCCCAAATGAATATCACCTTTAACTTGCCAACTCCTGAGCTTGAAGCACAATTTGTCAAGGAAGCATTGGCCCAAGACCTGAACGGGCTGAAAGGACATCGTTCGGTAGGCGGTATCCGGGCTTCGATCTATAACGCCTTTCCAATGGAAGGGGTTGAACGCCTGGTTGAATTTATGGCAGCTTTCGCCAAGCACCACAGCGAATAAGTGGATTACCAGGGAACTGTTATCCGGCCTCCCAGTGAGGCCGGTAGCATTATCCTCCAAGTAACGGTAGGTTGCTCCCATAATCGATGTACGTTCTGCGGGGCATACCAAGATGAGTCTTTTCGCTACAAAAATCCTGCGATCATTGCCAGCGATCTTGATTATGCTGCTAAGTATTATCCGCGCAACAACCGTCTGTTTCTAGCCGACGGGGACGTCTTGACCATCCCGCAGCACCGTCTGGTTGCCCTTATGGGAGCCATCAAGGGGAAATTGCCCTCCGTACGGAGGGTTCGACTCTATGGTAATGGCAAGAGCATTCGATCAAAAAGCCTTGCCGACCTCCTAAAGTTAAGAGAACTCGGTCTTGACCGAATATATATGGGACTGGAAAGCGGAGATGATGGTGTTCTTTCCGCAATCAAGAAAGGCAACACCTCAAAACAATTAATCGACGCTGTTCAGAAAGTGCGGGAGGCAGGAATATTCCTGTCGGTTACCGTCCTCCTGGGAATTGCCGGGGTTGATGGATCTGCTCAACATGCTATTGCCACCGCGCAGGTCTTGAACCAAATGGCGCCCAATCAGATTGCCGCCCTGACTGTTATGCCGATTCCAGGAACCTCATTGGCTAACGATATTGCTCATGGCCGTTTTCAACTGCCAGATGAACTCATCATGCTACAGGAACTAAAGACTATGGTGAGCCACATCACCCTTAACAAGGTTCAGTTTCAGTCGAATCATGCCTCTAATTTCCTGCCCATTGATTGCCGTCTCTCACGAGACAAAGAGGCAGTACTTACCAGGATCGACCAGGCCTTGACCGGTGAGATACCTTTAATGCCAGACTATATGCGTGCCTTGTGAATACACTACCTGCATCAGACAATCTCCCATATCCCCCAGCAACCAGTTCAGAACAAGAGGGGAAAAGGAAAAAAACCGACCTTAAGAATCTCACACTGAACGGCATTGTTACTTTTGTACGCTCAATGGGAGAGCCAGATTTCAGGGGACGACAGATCTTTTCGTGGATCTACCGACCAGGAATTAGTTCGTTTGATCAGATGAGCGATATATCTCTCACCTTTAGATCAATGTTACAGGAAGTGGCTACCATCAGTCAGCTTCAACTAGAGACACGAGAGCAGTCAGAAGACGGCGCTGTCAAATATGCCTTTATACTTGATGATGGTCAGCATATCGAAAGTGTGCTTATCCCGGATCAGGACCGCTATACCCTCTGTGTCTCATCCCAGGTGGGATGTGCCATGAGCTGCAGCTTTTGCCTGACCGGCACCATGGGGTTCAAACGAAACCTGACTGCAGCAGAAATGGTCAATCAAATCCATTTTGTGATGGAGGAACTTGCCCGCCAAGGCAAAGGGAGACTCAACAATCTGGTGTTCATGGGCATGGGCGAACCCTTGGCCAATCTAGATAATCTATTGACAGCCCTTGATATTCTGCTCGATTCTAGAGGGCTTAATTTTTCCGATCGTAAAATAACAATTTCCACCTGTGGCCTGGTCCCCAAGATGGCAGAACTCGGCAAGCGGACAACGGTCAACTTGGCTATCTCCCTGCATGCTGCTGACGATGAAACCAGAAATAAATTGATGCCGATTAACCACAGTTACCCTCTGGCAGAGTTACTTGAAGCCTGTCGTCAATACCCAGTTCCCAAGCGACGACGGATCATGATTGAGTACTTGATGATTGATGGCTGCAACGATTCGGTTGCAGCCGCCAGAAAACTTGTCAGGATCCTGCACGGCATCCCCTGTAAAATCAACTTGCTGCCTTTTAACGAATGTCCTGCCCTCCCCTATCGTTGCCCATCACGCAAGACTATTGAGGCCTTTCAAGCAATTCTACTTGCTGCTGGTTTCACTGTCATGATCAGAGAAAGTCGGGGAGCGGATATCTCGGCAGCCTGTGGGCAATTGGCTCTACAGAAAACCAATCATGCTTGCTAAGAGAATAACGCCCTTCTTCTTTTGTTATTCGCGCACCTGATTGATCTTGGCTCCAAGGGCCTGTAATTTGCCGGCAAGATTGTCATACCCGCGTTCCAAATGGTAAATTCTTGATATCTCGGTAATTCCTTTGGCTGCCAACCCGGCAATTACCAGTGAAGCGCTGGCCCTGAGGTCGGTTGCCATGACTTTTGCCCCGGTATAACCCCCTGTCCCTTTGACGATAGCGCTTCGTCCATCAACCTTGATATTCGCTCCCAATCTCAGCAGTTCAGCTACATGCATGAATCGGTTTTCAAAGATGGTTTCATGAATCACTGACAGGCCACCTTCCGTCATCGCCATCAGTGCCATGATTTGGGCCTGAAGATCGGTAGGGAAGCCCGGGAACGGCATAGTCTTAATGTCAATACTTCGCAACGCGCCATGCCTGGCGACCTGAATACTATCCCCTCCCTCCTCGACAGTTAACCCAGCGCTCCGTAACTTGTCGAGCAAAGAGGGGAGATGACCTGGTCGGCACCCTTTTACCGTCACCTCACCACCGGCAGCCCCAACTGCAATTAAATAGGTACCAGTTTCGATCCGGTCTGGAATTACATAGGTATCGGTGGCCTTTAGTCGTGTCACCCCATTAACCGTCAGACGATCAGTATCCTTGCCTTCGATATCAGCGCCCATGGCGCGAAGCATATCGATAAGGTTACCGACCTCAGGTTCGCGAGCGGCATTCTTGATCACTGTAGTTCCTTTGGCCAGGACTGCTGCCATCAGAATATTCTCAGTGCCAGTAACCGAGGGAATATCAAAATAAATGGGAGCGCCCTGTAAGGAGTCATCAACAACAGCATCAACATACCCCTCAGCAAGAACCAAGCGAACCCCCATCTTTTGTAAAGCCTGAAGATGGAAATCGATTGGCCTGGCGCCGATGGCGCACCCCCCTGGCAACGAAACCCGTGCCCGGCCAAAGCGGGCCAATAGTGGTCCCAAGACCAGGACAGAGGCACGCATGGTCTTGACCAAGTCATATGAGGCTTCAAGATTAGTAATCTGGTCGGAATTGACTGTAAGTATTCCGTCTATAGATAATTGAGTGACAGCTCCAAATGATTCCAGGAGCTTGAAAATTGTTTTGGTATCCCGAAGATTGGGCACATTGCGGACAATATGCTTGCCTGGTGCCAAGAGTGTAGCTGCGATTAAAGGCAAGGCAGCGTTCTTTGCCCCACTGATCGTGATCTCTCCATAGAGCGGTTGGCCACCCTCAATAACTAATTTATCCATACTGAGTTACCTAAATGTGTTGCCCAGGGTAGATTAATCCAGGGCTTAGAGTATCGGTCTATCCAATAGAGGAGGTTATATCAATTATGATAATTTCGTAACTATACAGGTTAACGGTGATCAGTTATCGGTTTACGATTAAAAGAATCATGGGTAGTCATAAATCATCGCACGATACTCAATGTCAGTGTGTTCTCAGCCATTGGCAGGACCCAATCACCGTCAACTGTCAATCGTAAACCAACAACCTGAGCAGTTCCATAATTTCTATAATTATTGTTTTTCTTTTCTTCTGGCATTAAGAAGTCTAGGAAGTCCGGCGTAGTCACGATAAACAATCACTTCGTCAAATGCCTCAGTATCACGCATCGCGGAGGTCACAAACGTCTCCTGATCGTACCCAATCTCCATCAACAGTACTCCGCCAGGACGTAATAATCGAGAAGAGTCACTGATAATCCTTGAGATTTCATCCCTGCCATCATCGCCGCCAAACAGTGCCATCTCAGGTTCGGCTATCAGTTCCGGTTGCAACGTTGATTGAACACACTTGGCAACATAGGGAGGGTTTGCTGCAAGAACATCAAATTGAGCACAGTCTCCAAGCGTGGTAGCCCAATCAGAGTTTAACCAAAGAATCCGATCTGATACTCCGAGAAAGAGCGCATTGGCTTTGGCAACGCTGAGGGCATCAATTGATCGATCAACAGCAAGGACGCTGATCTGCCGATGCTCAAGAGCAAGAGTAATGGCAATAATCCCACTTCCTGTGCCGAGGTCGAGGATCTGAATTTTTTTGTTATCCTCCATGGCCCGGAGAGCCAAACTTGCTTTGTCGATAAGAAGTTCTGTCTCTTGTCGAGGGATTAACACTGCCGGGGTCACGACAAATTTTCTACCGTAAAATTCTTGATTACCTATAATATAGGCTAATGGTTCTTTCGTTAACCGCCTGGTGATTATCTGATCAACTGATGCTACTACGTCAGCTGAAGCAGTTTGCTGTCCGTTAAGAAAAATATCTGCACGTCTACAATTTAATATATGACGCAGAAGAATAACTGCTTCCGTTTCCGGATCCATTATTTCTGCAG
This genomic interval carries:
- the serC gene encoding 3-phosphoserine/phosphohydroxythreonine transaminase; protein product: MPARVFNFSAGPATLPQEVLQQAAKDIVNYNNSGIGLIEMSHRSKDFIAVTDETESLLRELMGIPDNYKVLFLQGGASTQFAMVPMNLLGTGKKATYLNTGTWSKNAIKEAKLIGDVDVAFSSEATTFDRLPENLDFTSANASEYLYFVSNNTIFGTQFHEFPKTATTMICDMSSDILSRSVDVSSFGIIFAGAQKNMGPAGCTIVIIRDDLLDKAPATLPTMFKYKTHADKGSMFNTPPCFSIYVVGLVLKWLKVQGGVPAIAQLNQKKADLVYQAIDSTDFYRGHAQKPYRSQMNITFNLPTPELEAQFVKEALAQDLNGLKGHRSVGGIRASIYNAFPMEGVERLVEFMAAFAKHHSE
- a CDS encoding B12-binding domain-containing radical SAM protein; the encoded protein is MDYQGTVIRPPSEAGSIILQVTVGCSHNRCTFCGAYQDESFRYKNPAIIASDLDYAAKYYPRNNRLFLADGDVLTIPQHRLVALMGAIKGKLPSVRRVRLYGNGKSIRSKSLADLLKLRELGLDRIYMGLESGDDGVLSAIKKGNTSKQLIDAVQKVREAGIFLSVTVLLGIAGVDGSAQHAIATAQVLNQMAPNQIAALTVMPIPGTSLANDIAHGRFQLPDELIMLQELKTMVSHITLNKVQFQSNHASNFLPIDCRLSRDKEAVLTRIDQALTGEIPLMPDYMRAL
- the rlmN gene encoding 23S rRNA (adenine(2503)-C(2))-methyltransferase RlmN, with the protein product MNTLPASDNLPYPPATSSEQEGKRKKTDLKNLTLNGIVTFVRSMGEPDFRGRQIFSWIYRPGISSFDQMSDISLTFRSMLQEVATISQLQLETREQSEDGAVKYAFILDDGQHIESVLIPDQDRYTLCVSSQVGCAMSCSFCLTGTMGFKRNLTAAEMVNQIHFVMEELARQGKGRLNNLVFMGMGEPLANLDNLLTALDILLDSRGLNFSDRKITISTCGLVPKMAELGKRTTVNLAISLHAADDETRNKLMPINHSYPLAELLEACRQYPVPKRRRIMIEYLMIDGCNDSVAAARKLVRILHGIPCKINLLPFNECPALPYRCPSRKTIEAFQAILLAAGFTVMIRESRGADISAACGQLALQKTNHAC
- the murA gene encoding UDP-N-acetylglucosamine 1-carboxyvinyltransferase; amino-acid sequence: MDKLVIEGGQPLYGEITISGAKNAALPLIAATLLAPGKHIVRNVPNLRDTKTIFKLLESFGAVTQLSIDGILTVNSDQITNLEASYDLVKTMRASVLVLGPLLARFGRARVSLPGGCAIGARPIDFHLQALQKMGVRLVLAEGYVDAVVDDSLQGAPIYFDIPSVTGTENILMAAVLAKGTTVIKNAAREPEVGNLIDMLRAMGADIEGKDTDRLTVNGVTRLKATDTYVIPDRIETGTYLIAVGAAGGEVTVKGCRPGHLPSLLDKLRSAGLTVEEGGDSIQVARHGALRSIDIKTMPFPGFPTDLQAQIMALMAMTEGGLSVIHETIFENRFMHVAELLRLGANIKVDGRSAIVKGTGGYTGAKVMATDLRASASLVIAGLAAKGITEISRIYHLERGYDNLAGKLQALGAKINQVRE
- the prmC gene encoding peptide chain release factor N(5)-glutamine methyltransferase — its product is MTTILTLYHDAVKRLSAAEIMDPETEAVILLRHILNCRRADIFLNGQQTASADVVASVDQIITRRLTKEPLAYIIGNQEFYGRKFVVTPAVLIPRQETELLIDKASLALRAMEDNKKIQILDLGTGSGIIAITLALEHRQISVLAVDRSIDALSVAKANALFLGVSDRILWLNSDWATTLGDCAQFDVLAANPPYVAKCVQSTLQPELIAEPEMALFGGDDGRDEISRIISDSSRLLRPGGVLLMEIGYDQETFVTSAMRDTEAFDEVIVYRDYAGLPRLLNARRKEKQ